Proteins co-encoded in one Brassica oleracea var. oleracea cultivar TO1000 chromosome C4, BOL, whole genome shotgun sequence genomic window:
- the LOC106341739 gene encoding ATP-dependent zinc metalloprotease FTSH 2, chloroplastic — protein sequence MAASSTCLVGNGLTLHTTKHKLSKHFPRRQIGLSSSVTRTSKVNLVKASLDAKRHEGRRDFLKVLLGNAGIGLLGSGKANAADEQEDASSSSRMSYSRFLEYLDKDRVSKVDLYENGTIAIVEAIAPELGNRVQRVRVQLPGLSQELLQKLRAKNIDFAAHNAQEDQGSVLFNLIGNLVFPMLLIGGLFLLSRGSPGGMGGPGGGGPLQFGQSKAKFQMEPNTGVTFDDVAGVDEAKQDFMEVVEFLKKPERFTAVGARIPKGVLLIGPPGTGKTLLAKAIAGEAGVPFFSISGSEFVEMFVGVGASRVRDLFKKAKENAPCIVFVDEIDAVGRQRGTGIGGGNDEREQTLNQLLTEMDGFEGNTGIIVVAATNRADILDSALLRPGRFDRQVSVDVPDIKGRTDILKVHAGNKKFENDVSLEVIAMRTPGFSGADLANLLNEAAILAGRRAKTAISSKEIDDSIDRIVAGMEGTVMTDSKSKSLVAYHEVGHAVCGTLTPGHDAVQKVTLVPRGQARGLTWFIPSDDPTLISKQQLFARIVGGLGGRAAEEIIFGEPEVTTGAVGDLQQITGLAKQMVTTFGMSEIGPWSLMDSSAQSDVIMRMMARNSMSEKLAEDIDSAVKKLSDSAYEIALSHIRNNREAMDKLVEVLLEKETIGGDEFRAILSEFTEIPPENRVPAATTTSTPTPASV from the exons ATGGCAGCTTCATCTACCTGTCTTGTCGGAAACGGATTGACACTACACACAACCAAACACAAGCTAAGCAAACACTTTCCACGCAGACAGATTGGTCTTTCCTCTTCAGTTACCAGAACATCCAAGGTTAATCTCGTGAAGGCTTCTCTGGACGCGAAGAGACACGAAGGAAGAAGAGACTTTCTCAAAGTCTTGTTAGGAAACGCTGGAATCGGTTTGCTCGGAAGCGGCAAAGCAAACGCCGCAGACGAACAAGAAGATGCTTCCTCTTCTTCGAGGATGTCGTACTCAAGGTTTCTCGAGTATCTGGACAAGGACAGGGTGAGCAAAGTGGATCTCTACGAGAACGGGACGATAGCTATCGTAGAAGCTATTGCTCCTGAGTTAGGTAACCGTGTCCAGCGCGTTCGCGTTCAGCTTCCGGGGCTAAGCCAAGAGCTTCTCCAGAAGCTGAGAGCCAAGAACATTGACTTTGCAGCGCATAACGCTCAGGAAGATCAAGGCTCTGTGTTGTTCAACTTGATTGGGAATCTTGTTTTCCCTATGCTCTTGATTGGTGGGTTGTTCCTTCTCTCGAGAGGCTCCCCTGGAGGAATGGGCGGTCCAGGTGGCGGCGGCCCGCTTCAGTTTGGTCAGTCCAAAGCCAAGTTCCAGATGGAACCAAACACCGGGGTAACGTTCGACGACGTTGCTGGAGTCGATGAAGCGAAGCAGGACTTCATGGAAGTGGTGGAGTTTCTGAAGAAGCCTGAGAGATTCACCGCGGTTGGTGCTCGGATCCCGAAGGGAGTTCTGCTTATTGGTCCTCCCGGTACTGGGAAAACGCTTTTGGCGAAAGCTATCGCTGGTGAAGCTGGCGTGCCTTTCTTCTCCATCTCCGGGTCTGAGTTCGTTGAAATGTTTGTCGGTGTTGGTGCTTCCAGGGTCCGTGATCTTTTCAAGAAGGCCAAGGAGAACGCTCCTTGCATTGTCTTTGTAGATGAGATTGACGCCGTTGGTAGGCAGAGAGGGACAGGGATCGGTGGAGGTAATGACGAGAGAGAACAGACTTTGAACCAGCTGTTAACTGAGATGGATGGGTTTGAAGGTAACACTGGTATCATCGTTGTTGCTGCGACCAATAGAGCAGACATTCTTGACTCTGCTTTGCTTAGGCCAGGACGGTTTGACAGGCAGGTGAGTGTTGACGTTCCGGACATCAAGGGGAGGACAGATATCCTCAAGGTTCATGCTGGTAACAAGAAGTTTGAAAATGATGTCTCGCTTGAAGTGATAGCGATGAGGACGCCTGGATTTAGCGGAGCGGATCTTGCTAACCTGTTGAATGAGGCTGCCATTTTGGCTGGACGACGTGCGAAGACGGCGATATCGTCGAAAGAGATTGATGATTCCATTGATAGAATCGTTGCTGGGATGGAAGGAACTGTGATGACTGATAGCAAGAGCAAAAGCTTGGTTGCTTACCATGAAGTTGGTCATGCCGTGTGTGG AACATTGACTCCAGGACATGACGCTGTGCAAAAGGTAACGTTGGTACCAAGAGGCCAAGCGAGAGGACTTACTTGGTTCATTCCATCAGATGACCCCACTCTCATCTCCAAGCAACAACTCTTTGCAAGGATTGTTGGTGGACTCGGTGGTAGAGCCGCTGAAGAAATCATCTTTGGTGAGCCTGAGGTTACTACTGGCGCCGTTGGTGACTTGCAACAGATCACCGGTTTGGCTAAGCAG ATGGTAACAACATTTGGGATGTCTGAAATTGGACCATGGTCGTTGATGGATTCATCGGCACAAAGCGATGTGATCATGAGGATGATGGCAAGAAACTCCATGTCTGAGAAGCTTGCTGAAGACATTGACTCTGCAGTGAAGAAACTATCAGACAGTGCATACGAGATAGCTCTAAGCCACATAAGGAACAACCGTGAAGCCATGGATAAGCTCGTTGAAGTGCTTCTGGAGAAAGAAACTATTGGAGGTGATGAGTTCAGGGCAATTCTCTCCGAGTTCACTGAGATCCCGCCGGAAAATAGAGTTCCTGCCGCAACCACAACATCAACACCAACACCAGCTTCTGTCTAG
- the LOC106341741 gene encoding golgin subfamily A member 6-like protein 2, which yields MEETTDVVKRKMTPSVPANYVSILQLRERWIKEKERERKEEEEEGKDEERRRNQHAEEQETIGDDPKKPVEDLDEMRLNQSDQKHWGRTSKKDESIDGGEARRGEEEETAAIGSESGEDEGLREKEKKRGRRKRYGRKKKITNQEVEDCGSIKPPAEMHTPVKDQIRVYKKKGENAMEKQRAGSREKAVTAIETQLEHLSIKRVEVNKHQSDHKHWGMNSKKDESTEDGEAGWGEDEETAAIGSERGEDEGSVEKKRRRRRKRFGRKKKITNQEVEECKPPEYTVKESNTLKDQIRVYRRKEEKAMGNTSIEKAVPAIETHFEHLSIKRGQETKHLKAQTRSHHDLPLGRVRMPIETATMVWVKKGKNERASDGNGSGVKPLTA from the coding sequence ATGGAGGAGACCACTGACGTCGTCAAACGGAAGATGACTCCTTCAGTTCCGGCTAATTACGTAAGCATCCTTCAGCTCCGGGAGCGATGGATCAAAGAGAAAGAGCGGGAGCGAAAGGAAGAAGAAGAAGAAGGAAAAGATGAAGAGAGACGACGTAATCAACACGCTGAAGAACAGGAAACGATAGGAGACGATCCGAAGAAACCAGTGGAGGATCTCGATGAGATGCGATTGAATCAAAGCGATCAGAAGCATTGGGGCAGGACCAGTAAGAAAGACGAATCTATCGACGGCGGAGAAGCAAGGCGAGGTGAGGAGGAGGAAACGGCGGCGATCGGGAGCGAGAGTGGTGAAGACGAGGGATTACGGGAGAAGGAGAAGAAGAGGGGACGTAGGAAACGATATGGTAGGAAGAAGAAGATAACAAATCAAGAGGTCGAGGATTGTGGATCAATCAAGCCGCCAGCTGAGATGCACACTCCGGTGAAAGATCAGATTCGAGTTTATAAGAAGAAAGGAGAAAATGCTATGGAAAAGCAAAGAGCTGGATCTCGTGAGAAAGCTGTGACGGCCATAGAAACTCAACTTGAGCATCTTTCTATCAAAAGAGTCGAAGTAAACAAACATCAAAGCGATCACAAGCATTGGGGCATGAACAGTAAGAAAGACGAATCTACTGAAGACGGAGAAGCAGGGTGGGGTGAAGACGAGGAAACGGCGGCGATCGGGAGTGAGAGAGGTGAAGACGAGGGATCAGTGGAGAAGAAGAGGAGGCGACGTAGGAAACGATTTGGTAGGAAGAAGAAGATAACAAATCAAGAGGTCGAAGAGTGTAAGCCGCCTGAGTACACCGTTAAGGAGAGTAATACTCTGAAAGATCAGATTCGAGTTTATAGGAGGAAAGAAGAAAAAGCTATGGGAAACACAAGTATTGAGAAAGCTGTGCCGGCCATAGAAACACATTTTGAGCATCTTTCTATCAAAAGAGGCCAAGAAACCAAACATCTCAAGGCACAAACGAGGAGTCATCATGATTTGCCTCTTGGACGTGTCCGAATGCCGATTGAGACTGCTACAATGGTGTGGGTGAAGAAAGGTAAAAACGAGAGAGCCAGTGATGGAAATGGAAGTGGCGTGAAGCCATTAACTGCTTAA
- the LOC106338145 gene encoding putative receptor-like protein kinase At2g30940: FNWLEILLFHTLTASSSLSLQRHIAMNRIMSSQRSDLIEQKLSQHTSFFGIKLWILITASASIAFLLAFIVFVSLCFIFHRRRCRQEPFRLRSKLCLPLSRIPLNNDRRHNPYNRCPEYIESGRISSQVGWSSAHLPYYTRSFSSTTSSFGSFTVFTFMEIESVTDGFADENLIAKGDSSMVYRGVLMGTVNVAVKRFFPIYQRYDDNDFITRAEMIANVRHKNVVRLLGYSIEGDERALVYEYVEKGDLHEWIHGSSGRNQPLAWSKRMKIIQGVAKGLAYFHEDLEPRITHQYVRPSKILLDYHWNPKIILAIPSHNDSPMNSTFVPSPNNLDEKIDIHCFGTLIMELVSGRVCVDQSSPHVYLVDWIKEMVVNHMIVDVLDPSLPEFPTLKELKRIVLIALRCVDPEIEQRPKMGDVIHMLQPHDLLLNSNAIRKPQKVTRSREVSRISIIGT, encoded by the exons TTCAACTGGCTAGAGATCTTACTGTTTCACACTCTCACCGCTTCGTCATCTTTATCACTACAAAGACACATAGCTATGAACAGAATCATGTCATCACAAAGATCAGATTTGATCGAACAAAAACTCTCACAACACACTTCTTTCTTCGGCATCAAGCTATGGATCCTCATTACAGCTTCCGCCTCCATAGCTTTCCTCCTAGCATTCATTGTCTTTGTCTCCTTATGTTTCATCTTTCACAGGAGAAGATGTAGACAAGAGCCATTCAGACTAAGATCAAAGCTTTGTCTGCCTTTGTCACGCATTCCCTTAAACAATGACAGGCGGCATAACCCGTACAACCGTTGCCCCGAGTATATAGAGAGCGGGAGAATCTCCTCTCAGGTTGGATGGTCATCTGCTCATCTTCCCTACTACACCAGAAGCTTCTCCTCTACCACCAGCAGCTTTGGAAGCTTCACCGTGTTTACGTTCATGGAGATTGAGAGTGTTACAGATGGTTTTGCAGACGAGAATCTGATTGCTAAAGGAGATTCTTCAATGGTGTATCGTGGAGTCCTGATGGGTACAGTCAATGTTGCTGTCAAACGGTTCTTCCCCATCTATCAAAG GTATGACGATAACGATTTCATAACAAGAGCTGAGATGATTGCAAACGTTAGACATAAGAATGTTGTGAGACTACTCGGATACAGCATTGAAGGCGACGAGAG GGCTCTCGTGTACGAGTATGTAGAGAAAGGAGATTTGCACGAATGGATTCATGGATCTTCAGGGAGAAACCAACCTCTGGCATGGAGTAAGAGGATGAAGATCATTCAAGGAGTAGCAAAAGG ACTCGCGTATTTTCATGAAGACCTTGAACCAAGGATCACTCATCAATACGTAAGACCGAGCAAGATTCTTCTTGATTATCATTGGAACCCTAAGATAATACTAGCTATCCCAAGTCACAATGATAGTCCAATGAACTCAACATTTGTTCCTTCACCTAATAATCTGGATGAGAAAATCGACATTCATTGCTTCGGGACTTTGATAATGGAGCTTGTCTCCGGGAGAGTCTGTGTAGACCAAAGCTCACCACAT GTTTATCTGGTGGACTGGATCAAAGAGATGGTGGTGAATCACATGATAGTAGATGTTCTTGATCCTAGCCTCCCGGAGTTTCCAACATTAAAAGAACTCAAACGGATTGTCTTGATCGCCTTACGCTGTGTTGATCCAGAAATAGAACAGAGACCTAAAATGGGAGATGTGATTCACATGCTCCAGCCGCATGACTTGCTACTGAATAGTAAT GCAATACGTAAGCCTCAGAAGGTTACCAGGTCACGCGAGGTCTCTAGAATCAGTATCATCGGAACATGA